In Manis pentadactyla isolate mManPen7 chromosome 3, mManPen7.hap1, whole genome shotgun sequence, a single window of DNA contains:
- the AZIN1 gene encoding antizyme inhibitor 1 isoform X1 — protein MKGFIDDTNYSVGLLDEGTNLGNVIDNYVYEHTLTGKNAFFVGDLGKIVKKHSQWQNVVAQIKPFYMVKCNSTPAVLEILAALGTGFACSSKTEMALVQDLGVSPENIIYISPCKQVSQIKYAAKVGVNIMTCDNEVELKKISRNHPNAKVLLHIATEDNIGGEEGNMKFGTTLKNCRHLLECAKELDVQITGVKFHVSSACKESQVYVHALSDARCVFDMAGEFGFTMNMLDIGGGFTGTEFQLEEVNHVISPLLDVYFPEGSGIKIISEPGSYYVSSAFTLAVNIIAKKAVENDKFSSGVEKTGSDEPTFMYYMNDGVYGSFASKLSEDLNTIPEVHKKYKDDEPLFTSSLWGPSCDELDQIVENCLLPELNVGDWLIFDNMGADSFHEPSAFNDFQRPPIYYMMSFSDWYEMQDAGITSDTMMKNFFFVPSCIQLSQGESFSTEA, from the exons ATGAAAGGATTTATTGACGATACAAACTACTCCGTTGGACTGTTGGATGAAGGAACAAACCTTGGAAATGTTATTGATAACTATGTTTATGAACATACCCTG ACAGGGAAAAATGCATTTTTTGTGGGAGATCTTGGAAAAATTGTGAAGAAGCACAGTCAGTGGCAAAATGTAGTGGCTCAGATAAAGCCATTCTACATGGTAAAGTGCAACTCCACTCCAGCTGTGCTTGAAATTTTGGCAGCTCTTGGAACTGGATTTGCTTGTTCCAGTAAA ACTGAAATGGCTTTAGTGCAAGACTTGGGTGTATCTCCAGAAAACATCATTTACATAAGTCCTTGCAAGCAGGTGTCTCAGATAAAGTATGCAGCGAAAGTTGGAGTGAATATCATGACATGTGACAATGAAGTTGAATTGAAGAAAATCTCGCGTAATCATCCAAATGCCAA GGTCTTACTACATATTGCAACAGAAGATAATATTGGTGGTGAAGAGGGTAACATGAAGTTTGGCACTACCCTGAAGAACTGTAGGCATCTCTTGGAATGTGCTAAGGAACTTGATGTCCAAATTACTGGAGTTAA ATTTCATGTTTCAAGTGCTTGCAAAGAATCTCAAGTATATGTACATGCTCTGTCTGATGCTCGATGTGTGTTTGACATGGCT GGAGAATTTGGCTTTACAATGAACATGTTAGACATTGGTGGAGGCTTCACAGGAACTGAATTTCAGTTGGAAGAG GTTAATCATGTTATCAGTCCTTTGTTGGATGTCTACTTTCCTGAAGGATCTGGCATTAAGATAATTTCAGAACCTGGAAGCTACTATGTATCTTCTGCATTTACACTTGCAGTTAATATCATTGCAAAGAAAGCTGTTGAAAATGATAAATTTTCCTCTGGAG tAGAAAAAACTGGAAGTGATGAACCAACCTTCATGTATTACATGAATGATGGTGTTTATGGTTCTTTTGCAAGTAAACTGTCTGAGGACTTAAATACCATTCCAGAGGTTCACAAG aaatacaaagatgatGAGCCTCTGTTTACAAGCAGCCTTTGGGGTCCATCCTGTGATGAGCTTGATCAAATTGTGGAAAACTGTCTTCTTCCTGAGCTGAATGTAGGAGATTGGCTTATCTTTGATAACATGGGAGCAGATTCTTTCCATGAACCATCTGCTTTTAATGATTTTCAGAGGCCACCTATTTATTATATGATGTCATTCAGTGATTG gTATGAGATGCAAGATGCTGGAATTACTTCAGACACAATGATGAAAAACTTCTTCTTTGTGCCTTCTTGCATTCAGCTGAGCCAAGGAGAGAGCTTTTCCACTGAAGCTTAA
- the AZIN1 gene encoding antizyme inhibitor 1 isoform X2, producing MKGFIDDTNYSVGLLDEGTNLGNVIDNYVYEHTLTGKNAFFVGDLGKIVKKHSQWQNVVAQIKPFYMVKCNSTPAVLEILAALGTGFACSSKTEMALVQDLGVSPENIIYISPCKQVSQIKYAAKVGVNIMTCDNEVELKKISRNHPNAKVLLHIATEDNIGGEEGNMKFGTTLKNCRHLLECAKELDVQITGVKFHVSSACKESQVYVHALSDARCVFDMAGEFGFTMNMLDIGGGFTGTEFQLEEVNHVISPLLDVYFPEGSGIKIISEPGSYYVSSAFTLAVNIIAKKAVENDKFSSGEKTGSDEPTFMYYMNDGVYGSFASKLSEDLNTIPEVHKKYKDDEPLFTSSLWGPSCDELDQIVENCLLPELNVGDWLIFDNMGADSFHEPSAFNDFQRPPIYYMMSFSDWYEMQDAGITSDTMMKNFFFVPSCIQLSQGESFSTEA from the exons ATGAAAGGATTTATTGACGATACAAACTACTCCGTTGGACTGTTGGATGAAGGAACAAACCTTGGAAATGTTATTGATAACTATGTTTATGAACATACCCTG ACAGGGAAAAATGCATTTTTTGTGGGAGATCTTGGAAAAATTGTGAAGAAGCACAGTCAGTGGCAAAATGTAGTGGCTCAGATAAAGCCATTCTACATGGTAAAGTGCAACTCCACTCCAGCTGTGCTTGAAATTTTGGCAGCTCTTGGAACTGGATTTGCTTGTTCCAGTAAA ACTGAAATGGCTTTAGTGCAAGACTTGGGTGTATCTCCAGAAAACATCATTTACATAAGTCCTTGCAAGCAGGTGTCTCAGATAAAGTATGCAGCGAAAGTTGGAGTGAATATCATGACATGTGACAATGAAGTTGAATTGAAGAAAATCTCGCGTAATCATCCAAATGCCAA GGTCTTACTACATATTGCAACAGAAGATAATATTGGTGGTGAAGAGGGTAACATGAAGTTTGGCACTACCCTGAAGAACTGTAGGCATCTCTTGGAATGTGCTAAGGAACTTGATGTCCAAATTACTGGAGTTAA ATTTCATGTTTCAAGTGCTTGCAAAGAATCTCAAGTATATGTACATGCTCTGTCTGATGCTCGATGTGTGTTTGACATGGCT GGAGAATTTGGCTTTACAATGAACATGTTAGACATTGGTGGAGGCTTCACAGGAACTGAATTTCAGTTGGAAGAG GTTAATCATGTTATCAGTCCTTTGTTGGATGTCTACTTTCCTGAAGGATCTGGCATTAAGATAATTTCAGAACCTGGAAGCTACTATGTATCTTCTGCATTTACACTTGCAGTTAATATCATTGCAAAGAAAGCTGTTGAAAATGATAAATTTTCCTCTGGAG AAAAAACTGGAAGTGATGAACCAACCTTCATGTATTACATGAATGATGGTGTTTATGGTTCTTTTGCAAGTAAACTGTCTGAGGACTTAAATACCATTCCAGAGGTTCACAAG aaatacaaagatgatGAGCCTCTGTTTACAAGCAGCCTTTGGGGTCCATCCTGTGATGAGCTTGATCAAATTGTGGAAAACTGTCTTCTTCCTGAGCTGAATGTAGGAGATTGGCTTATCTTTGATAACATGGGAGCAGATTCTTTCCATGAACCATCTGCTTTTAATGATTTTCAGAGGCCACCTATTTATTATATGATGTCATTCAGTGATTG gTATGAGATGCAAGATGCTGGAATTACTTCAGACACAATGATGAAAAACTTCTTCTTTGTGCCTTCTTGCATTCAGCTGAGCCAAGGAGAGAGCTTTTCCACTGAAGCTTAA